Below is a genomic region from candidate division WOR-3 bacterium.
GTGGAGGAAGTGAATAGTCGCGCCGCTCCTTTGTCCTGTAGAAATCAGGCGGTTTGCCTGCAAAGGGGCGTGCAATGACCCGTGCTACCGCATGCTCTCCTTTTAATATTTACCGCGAGATTTCACAGAAGTGATAGAGTTCGTCCAGACTGAAGACATCAAGATGGCAGGCGATCTGGAAAACACTGTCGGCTGAGGAGTAAACAATGGGTTTTTTGGTCTTTAAATGTTCTTCACCGAGTTGCTTTATGATTTCTGTTCCGGATGCAGGAATATTACCGAGCACTTTATGTTTTATTTTTGATTCAAACTCTTTGATGATGCTTTCAGGAAAACCACCAGGATAGGTGGGAAAAGGTTTTTTCAGAATTATTCCGAAAAGTTCCCAGTGGCCAGAGGTGCTGTCTTTGCCAGGCGACATTTCCGCCATTTTACCGAAACAGGCGAGTGGTTTTTCCACCCGGTTCACGCCTTGAATCGGACTGATATTCCCCAATCCCAGGCGTTCAAGTGTCGGCAATTTTATTCCACCGCAGATGCGGGCTAAATTACCCAGGGTATTGCTTCCTTTATCTCCGTAGGTCTCAGCATCCGGCAGCTCTCCGATACCTACACCGTCTAAAATAAGGACGATCGCCCGTTTACTCATAAAAAAAATTATATATATATTTTTTTATTTGTAAAGAGGATGTATAAAGCCGGGAATATTTCAGAGATGGAATTGTAATAATAGATAGAAGGAGGTAGTTATGAAGCACGATCACAAGGAGATGTATGGAATATATTTGCGGGTCGGGCTCTTTTCAAGCTTGATGATCTTCATCCTTCTCTTCTCGTTTGTACCCTACACTGCACCCAAACCTTATGAATTGAAAAAAGAGATTGTGACGATGGTCGAGGAGATTTCAGCAGAGATTGAGAAGTTTGAAGAGCCGCCGCCTGTAGAACGTCCTAAGGTTGCGGTCGAGGCCGAGAGTGAGGTTGCTGAAGAGGCGGTGGAGACGATTGCGGCGACCGAGTTCAAAGAAGATATTATTCGGACCATGCCGACCGGTCCGGAGATTGAGATCGTACCGTATTACAAAGTGGAGGTGAAGCCGAAGCCGGTTCATATTCCAAAGCCCAAATACCCGGAATTGGCGCGGCGTGCAGGTATCGAAGGAACGACCGTGGTTAAGGCGCTGGTGGATATCGACGGCAGTATCCGTGAGGTGAAGATTTTGAAGTCGAGCGGCAATCAGATGCTGGACCAGGCGGCGCTTGTTGCGGCGAAGTCGGCGAAGTTTACGCCGGCAAAGCAGCGTGACAAATACGTGCGCGTCTGGGTCTCAATACCTCTCAAATTCAAACTTCTGAACGGTTGAGCATTAAAAAAGACCGCCCCGCATAGTTCGAACCATGCGGGGCGGAAAGAATGAACCGTCTTTGTCTATTTCACAAGAATCAGCTTCTGAGTCGCGGTATTATCAGCAGCCTCAAGATGGAAGAAGTAGACACCGTTTGCGAGATTGTCAGTATTCCAGGTGACTGTATTGATACCCGCCGGTTTTGTTGAGTTAACCAGCGTCTCAACATAACGTCCCATACCGTCATAGACCTTCAGTGTGACATGGCCTGAAATCGGTGTGATGAACGAGATGTTCGCAGCACCTTTTGTCGGGTTGGTAACGTTGACAAAGCCGAAGTTGCTGATTACCTGGTTGTTGTCAGGTCTTTCAGCAACGCCGAACTGACCCAGGTTCACCAGACCTTCAGTCGCATTTCCTGGAGCACCGGTATAACCTCCGGCACAGAAGAAGGTTCCGCCGTCAAGGTCA
It encodes:
- a CDS encoding energy transducer TonB codes for the protein MKHDHKEMYGIYLRVGLFSSLMIFILLFSFVPYTAPKPYELKKEIVTMVEEISAEIEKFEEPPPVERPKVAVEAESEVAEEAVETIAATEFKEDIIRTMPTGPEIEIVPYYKVEVKPKPVHIPKPKYPELARRAGIEGTTVVKALVDIDGSIREVKILKSSGNQMLDQAALVAAKSAKFTPAKQRDKYVRVWVSIPLKFKLLNG